The Streptomyces sp. cg36 genomic interval CCGGGGGACGGCCGGAGGGCCCCGGAAGGCGTCCCCGCGGCGGCGCTCCCTCAGCCCGCCGACGTCAGGCGCACCGGCTGGACGCCCATGACCAGCGTGTTCAGGGCCAGGTCCAGGTCGGAGCCCAGGTACCAGTCGCCGGTGTGGTCGATGCTGTAGATCCGGCCCTCCACGTCCACCGCGAGGACCGCCTGCTGCTCGCCCTCCTCGCCGAGCGGCGCCAGCTCGGTGCCCAGCGCCCGGCCCAGGTCCGCGAACGTACGGGCCAGGTGCAGCCCCGCGACCGGGTCGAAGCGGACGGTCGTCGGCGCGTGGTGGCGGCCCGGCCCCGGCGCGGTCAGCCGCAGCCCGCCGAACTCGGCCCAGGCCTCCACGGCCGCCGGGAAGACGGTGTGCCGGTGCCCGGCCGGCGAGGTGTGCTGGCGCAGCACGTCGGCCCACGCCTCGGCCTGCCTGATGTCCCAGCGTCCGGGGTGCCACCCGGCGGCGCGCAGCGCGGCGTCGACGGGGACGGGGAAGCGGGTGGTGGAGACGTCCGGCATCGCGGTCGGTTCAGCCCTTCTCGGCGGCGGGGTCGACGGCGCGCACGCCGAAGTGGGCGAGCAGCGCCGTACAGGAGCGGCAGGGCGGCGCGTAGCTGCCGTGCAGCGGGTCGCCGTCCTCCCGGATGCGGCGGGCGGTCAGCTTGGCGTGCTTGAGCGCGCGCCGGGCCTCGCCGTGGGTGAGCGGCTTGTAGCGCTGCGGGCGCCGCGAGGGCTTGGCCGCGCGCGCCGACTCCAGGGACGCCAGCTGGCGGGAGAGCAGGATCGCCTCCGGGCAGCGCCCGGTGAACCGCTCGCGCTGGCCGCTGGTGAGGGTGTCGTGGAAGTCCTGTACGAGCGGGTGGAGGGCGGGCGGCTGGTCGCCCTTGCCCGCGGTGCAGGTCAGCGTCGTGCCCCGGACGGAGAGCGCGGCGGCGACGGCGGGCAGGATGCCGTCGCGGCGGTGCAGCAGCACGGGCGCGGAGGCGGCGCTGCCGCTCCACTGGAGCCGCGGGTCCCCGGTCCGCCGGCTGCCCGGTCCCGGCGCGGGCCGGGACTCCGTGGTGCGCGCGGCCCCCGTGGCCGTACCCGATATGTCGGTCGTTCCGTGCATGGTGCTCGCTGTCCCTCCCCGTCGCCGACGGTGTCCGCCGCCGGGCCAACGCCCCCGTTAACGCCCCGTTGCGGGGAACAGACTGCCAAATGTGCCCAGTGGTACGGAAGCTGGGGCATGGATGCGGCTACGTCCGTGTCGTCACCATCGCCGTACGGTGACCCGATTGTGACAGCTGGTCACGGTGGTGCGGGGGCGGATCCGGACCGGGACCCGGTATTGCCCCACCGCATAGTCTGGTCCTCACCAGCCAGACGCAGCAGGACGCACGCAGGGGGCATCCGCCATGACGACAGGTCGGCTCGGGCACGCCGCGCCACCGAACGCGGCCTACGCCGGGCAGGTCGTGAACTTCCCGGACCCGGTCCGCGCCGCCCGGCACCCCCGGGGGGTCCGGATCGGCGCCGACGGCCACCCGGACTTCTCCGCGTACGCGCGCGCGGCGGCCGAGATCGCCGAGCCCCCCGAGGGCTTCGGCGTGGACGAGCTGCGCCTGACCGACTACGTGTCGGCCAACGCGGCGCTCGCCGCCGACGGCCACGAGCTCTGGGACACCGTGCCCGCGGTCGCGACCCCGCACGGCTGGACCTGGCACCACGTGGCCGGCAGCCGCCGTCTCGAACTCGTCCCGGTCGAGGTGAAGGCGCTGCTGCGGCACCACGGCGGGCTGGCCACCACCCCGGTCGACCAGGACAAGCGCGGCACCCGCCCGCTCCAGGAGACCCGCCCGGCGCACTTCGCGCTGCCCAGGGGCCAGGTCGCGGTCTCCGAGTCGCAACTCCTCGGCGTGGAGGAGGACTTGGGCTACCGGCTGCCCGGCGCCTACCGCTCGTTCCTGAAGGCCGCGGGCGGCTGCGCCCCGGTCGGCGCGGCGCTCGACGCGGAGCTGGGGCTGCTGGTGGACCAGCCGTTCTTCACCGTGCGCGAGCAGGCGGCGGTCAACGACCTCGTCTACATCAACAAGTGCCTGCGCGACCACCTGACCAAGGACTACCTGGGCGTCGGGTTCGTGCAGGGCGGCATCCTCGCGGTGAAGGTGAAGGGCGCCGCCACCGGCTCGGTCTGGTTCTGCGCGTACGACGACGCGCGCGACCGGGACGGCTGGAGCGTGCAGGAGCGCGTGGAGCGGCTGCTGCTGCCCTGCGGCGCCGACTTCGACGAGTTCCTGGAACGGCTCGCGGGCAATCCGCCGGAGCTGGAGACCGTGGCGAACCTGATGGTGGACGGCGGCTTCGCGCGCGCCGTGCCGGTGGGGGAGTGAGTGTGATGGTGACCTTCGCCCAGGCGCAGGAGCGCGCGGAAGAGTGGATCAACGGGGAGGCCCCCGCCTACCAGCACCGGGAGGTGCGGGTGCGGGAGTTCGACCTCGGGTTCGTGGCGTGGGCCGAGGACCGCGCCGAGGGCCCGTCCTCGGACGGTGGCCGCCAGCGGCTCGTCATCGCCCGGGACGGCGAGGTCACCCTGTGGCCGGGCCTGCCGGTGGGCGAGGTGATCCGCCGTTACGAGGAGGAGTACGGGGTGCCGGACGCGCCCGAGGACGCGGTGCCCGCGCCCGCGCCGGAGCGGATCGACCTGAACCAGACGTCGTTCCTGCTCACCCCGCCCGAGTGGCTCCAGGAAGCGGCCGACCGGATGGGCATCCCGGACCACCGCGCGGAGCCCGCCCCGACGCCCGGCGAGCCCGCACCCGCGTGGCCCGGCGCGACCCCGGCCGCCGCCGCTTCCGGTCCGGGCTCCGCCGGTGGTGCGGGGTGGTCCGCTCCGGCGGCCGAAGCACCGCAGGGGGCGACCCCGGCTTCCGGTCCGGCCTCCGCCGGGGGCGCCGGTTGGCCTCCTCCGGCGGCCGAAGCGCCGTCGGGGGCGACCCCGTGGGCCGGTACGGACACCAACGCCGGGCCGGACGACGGTTCGGTCCCGCTGCCCGCGACGGTGTTCGCGCCGGCGCTGTCCGGTTCGGACTCCGACGACACCCCGCCGCCGAGGGCCCTGCCCGAGGCGAAGACCGCGCTGCTCCAGGGCGGCAGCCAGCTTCCGCCGACGGCGGTGGCCCCGGCCGTCGACCCGCACGCCCCGGCGCCGGGCACCCCGTTCGCCGCGGGTGCGGCGGGCGGCCCCGGCGCGCCCGCGGGTCCCGGCACCCCGGCCGCCCACGGTGCTCCCGCCGGTCCGGGTGCTCCCCAGGGCCCCGGTGCTCCGGTGGCGCAGGGCGCTCACGGCGCTTCCGCCGTGCCCGGTGCGCCGGTTGCTCCCGGTGTTCCGGCCGCTCCGGGTGCTCCCCAGGCCCCGGGCGCTCCGGGGGCGCACGGCGCTCCCGCCGGGCCCGGCATGCCGGCGGCTCCCGGTGCTCCGGGCGCTCCCGTCGGGCCCGGTGCGCCCGCCGCCCCCGTACCCCCGGCCGCGCCCGCCCTCGGCTCGCCCGCCCCCGGTGCCGCCGACATCGCCGACGCCGCCACCCGCAAGGCTCCGCCGCCGCGTGCCGCGCGCGGGGACGTTCCGCCGCCGCCCGGGGCTCCCGGGACGCCGGGTGGCGGGGCGCCCGCCTACGTACCCACCCAGCTGGTCTCGCAGCTCGGTCCCGACGGGCCGCAGCCCGCGACGCCGCCCGCCGCGCCGGACGGGGTGCACCACGCCGCGACGATGCTGGCCGACCCGGCCCGGCTCGGCGCCGGTGGTCCGGGCGCTCCGCAGCCGCCGGGGCCGCCCGGTGCGCCGCGCGCCGCGGGTCCCGGTGCGCCCCAGCCGCCCGGTCCGCCCGGGGTGCCGGGCGCTCCGCAGCCGCCCGGTCCGCCCGGGGCCCCCGGTGCCACCCCGCCGGGCGGTGCCCACCACGCCGCGACGATGCTGGCCGACCCGGGTCAGCTCGGCGCCGGACGGCCCGGCGCGCCCCAGCCGCCCGGCCCGCCGGGAGCCCCCGGGGCGCCGGGTGCTCCCGGTGCGCCCGGCGGCGGGGTCCACCAGGCCGCGACGATGCTGGCCGGGCCCGCCCAGATGGGTCCCGGCGGTCCCGGCGCGCCGCAGCCGCCGGGTGCCCCCGGCATGCCGCCGGGCGCTCCGGGCGTGCCGCCGGGCGCCCCGCCCGCGTACGGTTATCCGCAGCAGCAGGCCGGAGTGCCCACCGTGGGCCCCGGCTACCAGGCCGTGCTGCGCTACCGCGCCGCCGACGGGTCCGAGCAGCAGCTGATCCGGCGCTCCGCGCCCGGCATCCCGCACCCCGAGTGGCAGATCTTCCACGAGCTGCGCGGGATGAACGTGCCGCCGGACCACGTCCTGGAGCTCCACACCGAGCTGGAGTCGTGCGAGCTGCCGGGCGGCTACTGCGCCCGGATGATCCGGGAGACCTGGCCGCAGGTGCGGATCACCTCCGTCGCCCCGTACGGCAAGGACCACGCCTCGCGCCGCCAGGGCGTCCAGCACCTGCTCACCCACCAGGGCGAGCTGGCGCAGGTCGCCGACGGTCCGGCCCGGCCGCAGCCGGTGCGCGCACCGCTGCCGCAGGTGCAGCCCGCGCCGCCGCTCCCCCCGGAGGGCGTGGCGCACGAACTGGCCGGTGCCTTCGGGCCGCAGGGCGTGTTCCGCTTCGACCAGCGGGCGGTGTCGCGCCAGGGCGTGCCCGAGGCCGTCGCGGTCACGCTGGTGTGGGCGGGGCTGCCGGTCGACTTCGGACCGTTCTTCTGGGCGCAGGCGGTGCCCGGCCAGCCGGTGCCGACGCTCGCCGAACTCGCCGCCCAGCGGCAGGTGCAGGCGGCGCCGGACGCGGGTTCCTACCTGGTCATGGGGTCGGACTTCGGCCGGGCGATCTGTGTCCAGTACGGCACGGCCCACATCGTTGCGGTGCCGGTGGAGGCGGGCCCCGGCGGCCAGTCCGTACCGCCGCAGTTCGTGAACTCGGGGCTGCCCGAGTTCGTGCGCTGCATGGCGCTGCTCGGCCGGATGTGGCGGCTGCGCTACGGGCTCAACCCCGAGCAGGCGGGCCGCTGGACGGTCGACTTCCAGGCCCAGCTGGCCGCGCTGGACCCGGCGGCGCTGGCCTCGCCCGAGGGCTGGTGGTCGGTGCTCCTGGAGCAGTTCTGGGACGGACTGCTCTGACCCGTACGGTCCGCCGGGGCCGGGCGCAAAGAGGCTGATACGACGAGGCGTTCGCCGCACCATGCGGCGGGCGTCTCGTCGTCTTTTTCGCTCCTGGGGTGAATTGGAGCATCCTTGACCGTTACGGATGGGCGGAGTGTCACGTTATGAACACTTCGCTTCGATCCAGCAGGATGTGCGCCGGATCGCCTGTGTGTCGAAGAGGCCGGAGAGGGACGTCGAGGATGAGTGCAGCGCCCGTGTCACCACAGCCACCCGAGGGCTTCGCGCTCGCGCGCGGAGGCCGCGGCTACCGGCCCGACCAGGTCGACCGGCAGCTCGCCGCCGTCTGCGAGGAGCGCGACGCCGCCTGGGAGCGGGCGGCGCGGCTGACCGTCCTCGCCAAGCGGATGGAGGCGGACGCCGCCGCCCTGCGCGACCGGGTCGCCGCCCTCGCCCCCCAGTCGTACGAGGTGCTGGGCCGCCGCGCCCATCTGGTGCACGCGCTCTCCGTGGAGGAGGCGGACGCCGTACGGGCCGCCGCCCACGAGGAGGCGGCGAGCCTGCGGGACGCGGCGGACGCGGCCGGGCGCCTGGTGCGCGAACTCGCCCAGGAACACGCCCGGGTGGTCCGCGCCGAGGCCGAGTCCCGGGCCCAGCAGGTGCTGCGCGGCGCGCGGGCCGCCGCCGACGAGCACCTCCACGAGGTGACCGCCGAGGCCCAGGAGCGCCGGGCGGACGCGGCGGACGCGCTGCGCGAGGTGCGCGGGCGGACCGCCGCCGCCCTCGCCGACCAGGCGCGCGAGCACGCCGAGCGGCTGGAGGCGTTCGACCGCGAGGCGGCGGCGCGGGTGGCCGCGGCGGACGCGCGCCACGCCGAGCTGACCGTCGCCGCCGAGGCCCGCCTCGCCGAGGCCGGACGGATCCGCGCCCAGGCCGGGGAGGCCGCCCGGCACGGCCAGGAGGACGCGGAGGCCGAGGGCGCCGAACTGCTCGCCGGGGCCCGCATCCAGGAGGAGCGCGTCGCCCGCGAGACCGAGCGGGTGCTGCGCGAGCACGCCGAGGTGCGCGAGGAGACCGAGGCGCACATGACCCATGTCCGCAACAGCCTGACGGGTCTGACCGGCCGGGCCCCGGCGGAGGGCTGAGCCGACGGGCCCCGTCCGCCCGGCCGTTGACGACCCGGCCGCCGACACCTGGCCGTCGACACCCGGCTGTCGGCGACCCGGCCCTCGGCGGCCCCCGCTCAGCGCCGGGCGCCCGCCAGGATCCAGCCCTCCACCGCCTCGTACCGCTGCCGCTGCGCCTGGGCGCCGCGGCGGCCGAGCACCGTGCCGAGCCAGCCCGCCGCGAAGCCGAACGGGATGGAGACGATGCCGGTCGTGGTGAACGGGAACCAGTTGAAGTCGTGGCCGGGGAAGGCGGACTGGGGCGAGCCCGACACCAGTTTGGTCCCGGTCATCACCACCGCCGTGAACAGCGTCCCCCCGATCAGCGTGCACAGCAGCCCCGCCCGGGTGTAGCGGCGCCAGAACAGGGTGAGCACCAGGGCCGGGGCCAGCGCGGAGGCGCCCAGGCAGAACGAGAGCGTGACCAGCGGCTGGAGGTTGTGGTGCTGGGCCGCGGTGGCCAGCGCGATCGCCGGTACGCCGACGGCGAGCGCGGCCACCCGGGCGGTGTTGGTCTCGGCGGTGCCGCGCACCCCGGCCCGGCCGCGCAGCCCGTGGGCGACGAGGTCGTGGGCGAGGGAGTTGGCACAGGCCAGCGTCATCCCGGAGATCGAGGCGAGCAGCGTCATGAAGACCGCCGTGGCGACCGCCGTGAACAGCAGGGTGCCCAGCGTGGAGGCGTGCGCGCCGACCAGCGCCTGGCTGGTGAGCAGCAGGGACGTCTTGCCCTGCGGATCGGCCGCGGTGATGGCCCGGCGGCCGACCACCGCCGCCGCGCCGAACCCGATGACGACCAGCGCCAGACAGATCACCACGACCGCCGTCACCGCCCAGGACAGCGAGCGCCGCACCGCGCGGGCGCCGGGGGCGCTGTACATGCGCATGGTGATGTGCGGGAGGCAGGCCGCGCCGACGACCACGGTGAGCTGGGAGCTGATCATGTCGAGGGAGTCGCCGCCGAACTGGAGCCCGGAGGAGAGGTACGCCGGGCCCGCGCCGCTGCCCCGGGCCGCCGCGTCGAGCAGCCGACCGGGGTGCCACCCGTACCGGTTCAGGACCAGGGCGGCGACGGCCAGCGCTGAGACGGCGAGCACCACGGTCTTGACCGCCTGGATGAAGGCGGTGCCCTTCATCCCGCCGATCGCCGCGTAGCCGATCATCAGGATGCCGAGCATGACGACGCAGCCGGTCTTGAACTCGGCGGCGTCGAAGCCCAGGACGAACGCGATGAGATCGCCCGCCCCGGCCAGCTGCACCACCATCAGCGGCAGCAGCGCGGCCAGTGTGACCAGGCACGCGGTGACGCGGACGGCGGGGCCGGGGGCGCGCCGGGCGAGCGCGTCGCCCATGGTGAACTCGCCCGCGTTGCGCAGCGGTTCGGCCAGCAGGAACATCAGGAGCACCAGCGAGAGCACGGTGCTCAGGGTCAGGACCAGACCGTCGTACCCGGTGAGCGCGATGACGCCGACGGTGCTGAGCACGGTGGCCGCCGAGACGTAGTCCCCGGCGATGGCGAGGCCGTTGCGCAGCGGGGAGAGCGAGCGGGCGCCGGTGTAGAACTCGCCGAGGTCGTCGCGCTCGGGCGCGGTCATCACGCAGAGCAGCAGCGTCACGGTGATCACCGCGATGAACGCGACCAGGGACATCGCCCGCGCGTCGGAGGCGAAACCGTTCATCGGGCGGCTCCGTCGGTGTGGCGGCGGGTGTGCGGGGGCTGCCGCGACGCCTGGAGCCGCAGGGCGGCGGCGAGCGGGTCGACGGTCCGCCGGGCGGTCCACTCGTAGACGGCGATCGCGCCCAGCGTCACGGGGAGCTGGCAGAGCCCGAGCAGCAGCCCGGCGGTGAGGCCGCCGGAGACGGGCCGGTCCAGCGCGCCGGGGGCGTACGCGGACAGGACCAGGAAGAGGACGAAGTATCCGAGGGCGGTGAAGGTGGCGGTGCGGCGCAGCAGCCGGTAGGCGGTGCGCAGTTGGGGGATGCCGGGGGACGACCGGTGGTGCGGCATCGGCTGCTCCTTGCGAGGGGGGAGGGGGAAGCCGGGAGCGCTGGTGGGTGGCGGCGAACTTACCGGTCGGTATGGTGGCTGGGGAGTACTTGGCGCGAACTTTTCGCTCCGAGGGGGAAGTTACCGCTGGTAACTCCTGGTTTCAGCCCGCCTCGGCCTCGTGCTCGCGCACCGGGAAGCGCCTCGGGGCCAGGAGCAGCAGGACCAGCAGCGCCAGGACGCCCGCCAGCGCCGCACCCACGTACACATGGTCCACGGCCGTCGCCACCGCCCGGCGCAGCTGGTCGGCGGCGTCGGCGGTGAGTCCGGCCGGGTGCTCCAGGGCGCGCGAGACCGAGTCGAGGTCGTCGGGCAGCCCGGCCGCCGGGTCGGCGGCGAGCCGGGAAGTGATCGTCGCGTTCGCCACCGCTCCGAACAGGGCCGCGCCCACCGACTGGCCGACCTGGCGGCAGAAGAGCACCGAGGCGGTGGTGGTGCCGCGCTCGGCCCAGCCCACCGACGACTGCACCGCGATGATCAGCGGCAGCTGGAAGAGGCCCAGCGCCCCGCCGAGCGCCAGCATGATCAGCGCGGGCTGCCAGGCGTGCCCCGGGAACGGCAGCAGCGGGAAGGCCAGCAGGATCAGCGAGGCCAGCCCCATGCCGACGGCCGCCGAGTCCCGGAACCCGATCCGGGTGTACACCCGGTTGGAGAGAGCGGCGGAAACCGGCCAGCTCAGCGTCATCACCGACAGGACGAAACCGGCCGCGACCGGATCGAGGCCGAGCACCGACTGGGCGTAGGTGGGCAGGAAGACCGTCGGCGCCACCATCAGCAGCCCGAGCGCCCCCATCGCCAGGTTGACCGCCGCGATGTCGCGCCGGCGCCACACCCAGCCCGGGATGACCGGTTCGGCCGCGCGCCGCTCGACCAGCACGGTCAGCGCCGCCAGCGCCGCGCTCGCGCCGAACAGGCCGAGCGAGGGCGCGGAGAGCCAGGGCCAGGCCACCCCGCCCTGGACGAGCGCGGTCAGCAGCAGCGCGCCGGTCGCGAAGACGCACAGCGCCCCGGTCCAGTCGATCCGGGGCGCCGTGGCGGGCCTCTCCCGCACCGGCTCCACCAGGTACCGCCCCACCAGCCACAGCGCGAGCGCCCCGACCGGCAGGTTGACCAGGAAGATCCAGCGCCAGTCGGCGTACGAGGCGAGGGCGCCGCCCAGCGCCGGGCCGGCCACCGCCGACACCGCCCAGACCGTCGACAGCTTCGCCTGGATCTTGGGGCGTTCGTCGAGCGGGTAGAGGTCGGCGGCGACCGTCTGGACCGTGCCTTGGAGGGCGCCGCCGCCCAGGCCCTGGAAGACCCGGAAGGCGATCAGGGCCGCCATGTTCCAGGCGAGCGAGCAGAGCACCGAACCGGCCAGGAAGAGCACGATGCCCGCGATCAGCACGGGCTTGCGGCCGAAGGTGTCGGAGAGCTTGCCGTACACCGGCAGGGTGACCGTGACGGCGAGCAGATAGCCGGAGAAGAGCCAGGAGAAGACGGAGAAGCCGCCCAGGTCGCCGACGATCTGCGGGACGGCCGTGGAGACGACCGTGCCGTCGAGCGCGGCGAGCGCCATGCCCAGCATCAGGGCCGCGACGACCGGGCCGCGCCCCCGGGCCGGGGGCGCGCCGGGCGCCGCGCCCGGTATCGACCGGATGTCCCCGCCCGACCCGCTCCGGGTGCTCACGGTGGCGTCCCCTCCCCCAAGACCGCTTCATGGTGCATGCAGTTGACCGCGTCCACCCTCTCATCCCGGCCCTGAGCGGGACAGGGAGCGAACGGGGTGGAGAGATCCGCGGTTGCGCTCAGCCCTGGGGTGGAGAGCCCCTACGGGTTAGTCCCTACTTCAGGGCAGGGGGCGTTCGTCCTGGCGGAGGACGAGAAGCGGTGGAGCGGTTCTTTAACGTGGTCCTACAACCGCGGCGGAGGGGAGCCGCAGGGTGGGGGTGGGGGTAACCCCAGGATCAAGACACCGCCGGGCACCAGGGTGCCGGGCGCTCTCGCCCGACAGACTCAAGTCGTACGCAGAACGCACCGCAACGCATCGAGGAGAAGACCGTGACAACGGCTGTGACCATTCCCAGGCACGGGGGCACTGGAGGGCGGACGGCGGTCGCGGCTCGGGCGCGGCAGGTCGTCAAGGCGTACGGCTCGGGCGAGACCCGCGTCGTCGCGCTGGACCACGTGGACGTGGACATCGCCCGCGGGCAGTTCACCGCGATCATGGGGCCCTCCGGCTCCGGCAAGTCCACGCTGATGCACTGCCTCGCCGGGCTCGACACCGTCTCGGGCGGGCAGATCTACCTGGACGAGACCGAGATCACCGGCCTCAAGGACAAGAAGCTCACCCAGCTGCGCCGGGACCGGATCGGCTTCATATTCCAGGCGTTCAACCTGCTGCCCACGCTCAACGCGCTGGAGAACATCACGCTCCCGATGGACATCGCGGGCCGCAAGCCCGACCGGGAGTGGCTGGACCGGGTGGTGGAGACCGTCGGCCTGGCCGGGCGCCTCAAGCACCGGCCCACCCAGCTCTCCGGCGGCCAGCAGCAGCGCGTGGCGGTGGCCCGCGCCCTGGCGGCCCGGCCCGAGATCATCTTCGGCGACGAGCCGACCGGAAACCTGGACTCCCGCGCGGGGGCCGAGGTCCTCGGCTTCCTGCGCCGCTCGGTGGACGAGCTGGGCCAGACCATCGTGATGGTCACCCACGACCCGGTCGCCGCCTCCTACGCGGACCGCGTGCTCTACCTCGCGGACGGCCGGATCGTCGACGAGATGCTCCGCCCGACCGCCGACGCCGTGCTCGACCGCA includes:
- a CDS encoding SUKH-3 domain-containing protein, producing MPDVSTTRFPVPVDAALRAAGWHPGRWDIRQAEAWADVLRQHTSPAGHRHTVFPAAVEAWAEFGGLRLTAPGPGRHHAPTTVRFDPVAGLHLARTFADLGRALGTELAPLGEEGEQQAVLAVDVEGRIYSIDHTGDWYLGSDLDLALNTLVMGVQPVRLTSAG
- a CDS encoding YwqJ-related putative deaminase, producing the protein MHGTTDISGTATGAARTTESRPAPGPGSRRTGDPRLQWSGSAASAPVLLHRRDGILPAVAAALSVRGTTLTCTAGKGDQPPALHPLVQDFHDTLTSGQRERFTGRCPEAILLSRQLASLESARAAKPSRRPQRYKPLTHGEARRALKHAKLTARRIREDGDPLHGSYAPPCRSCTALLAHFGVRAVDPAAEKG
- a CDS encoding SMI1/KNR4 family protein, whose amino-acid sequence is MTTGRLGHAAPPNAAYAGQVVNFPDPVRAARHPRGVRIGADGHPDFSAYARAAAEIAEPPEGFGVDELRLTDYVSANAALAADGHELWDTVPAVATPHGWTWHHVAGSRRLELVPVEVKALLRHHGGLATTPVDQDKRGTRPLQETRPAHFALPRGQVAVSESQLLGVEEDLGYRLPGAYRSFLKAAGGCAPVGAALDAELGLLVDQPFFTVREQAAVNDLVYINKCLRDHLTKDYLGVGFVQGGILAVKVKGAATGSVWFCAYDDARDRDGWSVQERVERLLLPCGADFDEFLERLAGNPPELETVANLMVDGGFARAVPVGE
- a CDS encoding SUKH-4 family immunity protein, with translation MVTFAQAQERAEEWINGEAPAYQHREVRVREFDLGFVAWAEDRAEGPSSDGGRQRLVIARDGEVTLWPGLPVGEVIRRYEEEYGVPDAPEDAVPAPAPERIDLNQTSFLLTPPEWLQEAADRMGIPDHRAEPAPTPGEPAPAWPGATPAAAASGPGSAGGAGWSAPAAEAPQGATPASGPASAGGAGWPPPAAEAPSGATPWAGTDTNAGPDDGSVPLPATVFAPALSGSDSDDTPPPRALPEAKTALLQGGSQLPPTAVAPAVDPHAPAPGTPFAAGAAGGPGAPAGPGTPAAHGAPAGPGAPQGPGAPVAQGAHGASAVPGAPVAPGVPAAPGAPQAPGAPGAHGAPAGPGMPAAPGAPGAPVGPGAPAAPVPPAAPALGSPAPGAADIADAATRKAPPPRAARGDVPPPPGAPGTPGGGAPAYVPTQLVSQLGPDGPQPATPPAAPDGVHHAATMLADPARLGAGGPGAPQPPGPPGAPRAAGPGAPQPPGPPGVPGAPQPPGPPGAPGATPPGGAHHAATMLADPGQLGAGRPGAPQPPGPPGAPGAPGAPGAPGGGVHQAATMLAGPAQMGPGGPGAPQPPGAPGMPPGAPGVPPGAPPAYGYPQQQAGVPTVGPGYQAVLRYRAADGSEQQLIRRSAPGIPHPEWQIFHELRGMNVPPDHVLELHTELESCELPGGYCARMIRETWPQVRITSVAPYGKDHASRRQGVQHLLTHQGELAQVADGPARPQPVRAPLPQVQPAPPLPPEGVAHELAGAFGPQGVFRFDQRAVSRQGVPEAVAVTLVWAGLPVDFGPFFWAQAVPGQPVPTLAELAAQRQVQAAPDAGSYLVMGSDFGRAICVQYGTAHIVAVPVEAGPGGQSVPPQFVNSGLPEFVRCMALLGRMWRLRYGLNPEQAGRWTVDFQAQLAALDPAALASPEGWWSVLLEQFWDGLL
- a CDS encoding cellulose-binding protein; translated protein: MSPQPPEGFALARGGRGYRPDQVDRQLAAVCEERDAAWERAARLTVLAKRMEADAAALRDRVAALAPQSYEVLGRRAHLVHALSVEEADAVRAAAHEEAASLRDAADAAGRLVRELAQEHARVVRAEAESRAQQVLRGARAAADEHLHEVTAEAQERRADAADALREVRGRTAAALADQAREHAERLEAFDREAAARVAAADARHAELTVAAEARLAEAGRIRAQAGEAARHGQEDAEAEGAELLAGARIQEERVARETERVLREHAEVREETEAHMTHVRNSLTGLTGRAPAEG
- a CDS encoding cation acetate symporter, coding for MNGFASDARAMSLVAFIAVITVTLLLCVMTAPERDDLGEFYTGARSLSPLRNGLAIAGDYVSAATVLSTVGVIALTGYDGLVLTLSTVLSLVLLMFLLAEPLRNAGEFTMGDALARRAPGPAVRVTACLVTLAALLPLMVVQLAGAGDLIAFVLGFDAAEFKTGCVVMLGILMIGYAAIGGMKGTAFIQAVKTVVLAVSALAVAALVLNRYGWHPGRLLDAAARGSGAGPAYLSSGLQFGGDSLDMISSQLTVVVGAACLPHITMRMYSAPGARAVRRSLSWAVTAVVVICLALVVIGFGAAAVVGRRAITAADPQGKTSLLLTSQALVGAHASTLGTLLFTAVATAVFMTLLASISGMTLACANSLAHDLVAHGLRGRAGVRGTAETNTARVAALAVGVPAIALATAAQHHNLQPLVTLSFCLGASALAPALVLTLFWRRYTRAGLLCTLIGGTLFTAVVMTGTKLVSGSPQSAFPGHDFNWFPFTTTGIVSIPFGFAAGWLGTVLGRRGAQAQRQRYEAVEGWILAGARR
- a CDS encoding DUF485 domain-containing protein translates to MPHHRSSPGIPQLRTAYRLLRRTATFTALGYFVLFLVLSAYAPGALDRPVSGGLTAGLLLGLCQLPVTLGAIAVYEWTARRTVDPLAAALRLQASRQPPHTRRHTDGAAR
- a CDS encoding MFS transporter encodes the protein MRSIPGAAPGAPPARGRGPVVAALMLGMALAALDGTVVSTAVPQIVGDLGGFSVFSWLFSGYLLAVTVTLPVYGKLSDTFGRKPVLIAGIVLFLAGSVLCSLAWNMAALIAFRVFQGLGGGALQGTVQTVAADLYPLDERPKIQAKLSTVWAVSAVAGPALGGALASYADWRWIFLVNLPVGALALWLVGRYLVEPVRERPATAPRIDWTGALCVFATGALLLTALVQGGVAWPWLSAPSLGLFGASAALAALTVLVERRAAEPVIPGWVWRRRDIAAVNLAMGALGLLMVAPTVFLPTYAQSVLGLDPVAAGFVLSVMTLSWPVSAALSNRVYTRIGFRDSAAVGMGLASLILLAFPLLPFPGHAWQPALIMLALGGALGLFQLPLIIAVQSSVGWAERGTTTASVLFCRQVGQSVGAALFGAVANATITSRLAADPAAGLPDDLDSVSRALEHPAGLTADAADQLRRAVATAVDHVYVGAALAGVLALLVLLLLAPRRFPVREHEAEAG
- a CDS encoding ABC transporter ATP-binding protein, giving the protein MTTAVTIPRHGGTGGRTAVAARARQVVKAYGSGETRVVALDHVDVDIARGQFTAIMGPSGSGKSTLMHCLAGLDTVSGGQIYLDETEITGLKDKKLTQLRRDRIGFIFQAFNLLPTLNALENITLPMDIAGRKPDREWLDRVVETVGLAGRLKHRPTQLSGGQQQRVAVARALAARPEIIFGDEPTGNLDSRAGAEVLGFLRRSVDELGQTIVMVTHDPVAASYADRVLYLADGRIVDEMLRPTADAVLDRMKDFDARGRTS